The Devosia sp. YIM 151766 genome includes a region encoding these proteins:
- a CDS encoding ABC transporter ATP-binding protein, whose translation MPLAELDAPGKTVMAEAPVIEMDQVDKEFVLGGAFLNQTFLRALSGISLKLTRGKALALVGESGSGKSTCARMVARAYEPSGGAIRFHGEDISHFRGPRLQLYRSEVQMVFQDPFGSLNPTQSIGYHLERPLRLHRPDITGKAVEAEMLTLLESVGLRPAGDYLKRRPHELSGGQRQRVAIARALSVQPQVLLADEPTSMLDVSVRLGILNLLEDLKQQRNLAALYITHDIATARYFAEETAVMYAGHLVEQGPSREITDNPRHPYTQLLIEAVPDPKRKIAATRTRRATDIPLWTRQSRGCPFVSRCPRAISICKETMPEPTPLGSAHYVRCHNL comes from the coding sequence ATGCCACTTGCTGAACTAGACGCCCCCGGCAAGACGGTGATGGCCGAGGCGCCGGTGATCGAAATGGACCAGGTCGACAAGGAATTCGTCCTTGGCGGCGCCTTTCTGAACCAGACTTTCCTCAGGGCCCTGTCGGGCATCTCCCTCAAGCTGACGCGGGGCAAGGCCCTGGCATTGGTGGGAGAATCCGGATCGGGCAAATCCACCTGCGCCCGCATGGTCGCTCGCGCCTATGAGCCCAGTGGCGGCGCCATCCGCTTCCATGGCGAGGATATCAGCCATTTTCGCGGCCCGCGCCTGCAGCTTTATCGTTCGGAAGTACAGATGGTGTTTCAGGACCCTTTCGGCTCACTGAATCCCACCCAGTCCATCGGCTATCATCTCGAACGGCCGCTGCGCCTGCATCGGCCCGATATCACGGGCAAGGCGGTGGAGGCGGAAATGCTGACCTTGCTGGAAAGCGTCGGTCTCCGGCCGGCCGGCGACTATCTCAAGCGTCGTCCGCATGAACTTTCCGGCGGCCAGCGCCAGCGTGTCGCCATTGCCCGCGCGCTGTCGGTGCAGCCGCAAGTGCTGCTGGCCGATGAGCCGACCTCCATGCTCGACGTTTCGGTGCGCCTGGGCATTCTCAACCTGCTCGAAGACTTGAAGCAACAGCGCAATCTCGCCGCGCTCTACATCACCCATGACATCGCTACCGCGCGTTATTTCGCCGAGGAAACCGCGGTGATGTATGCCGGCCACCTGGTGGAGCAGGGCCCCAGCCGGGAAATCACCGACAATCCAAGGCATCCCTATACGCAGTTGCTGATCGAGGCCGTGCCCGACCCCAAACGCAAGATCGCCGCCACCCGCACAAGACGCGCCACGGATATTCCGCTCTGGACCCGCCAGAGCCGTGGCTGCCCCTTCGTCTCGCGCTGCCCCAGGGCCATCTCGATCTGCAAGGAGACGATGCCGGAGCCCACGCCATTGGGATCGGCACATTATGTTCGCTGCCACAATCTTTAG
- a CDS encoding ABC transporter permease, whose product MIFLLRRLAFYLAAFFLAVTLNFFIPRLMPGDPSARIIASYQGRLNEAQVDAIRKAYGVTGSLWEQYLSYFASVLRLDFGISTVQFPEPTASLLFYGATWTLVLVGLAIFFAFIIGSLMGVHAAWHRGGFFDSFFTPINVMLNAFTPAIVALLLFYAFSLQLKWFPLGRAHDPSLMPSWDLRFIGSVLYHATLPVLSIFLVSFGGWHLGMRNVMINLLNEDFVILARAKGLSDRRVRYRYVARNAILPQITSLALSVGFLLGGALVTEQVFNYPGLGKFTFTAIQARDYSFIQGQLLLLTMSVLVANLLSDIANVILDPRLRKG is encoded by the coding sequence ATGATCTTTCTGCTGCGGCGCCTCGCCTTTTATCTGGCGGCGTTCTTTCTGGCGGTCACGCTCAATTTCTTTATTCCACGGCTCATGCCGGGCGACCCCTCGGCGCGCATCATCGCGTCCTATCAGGGACGGCTGAACGAGGCGCAGGTGGATGCCATCCGCAAGGCTTACGGCGTGACCGGCTCGCTATGGGAGCAATATCTGAGCTATTTCGCCAGCGTGTTGCGGCTCGATTTCGGCATTTCCACGGTGCAATTCCCCGAGCCGACCGCTTCGCTCCTGTTCTATGGCGCCACCTGGACGCTGGTTCTGGTCGGGCTGGCCATTTTCTTCGCCTTCATCATCGGCTCGCTGATGGGCGTCCATGCCGCCTGGCATCGCGGCGGCTTTTTCGACAGCTTCTTCACGCCGATCAACGTGATGCTGAATGCCTTCACCCCGGCTATCGTGGCTTTGCTGCTGTTCTATGCCTTCTCGCTGCAACTGAAATGGTTTCCCCTGGGGCGCGCTCATGACCCGAGCCTGATGCCGAGTTGGGATCTCAGATTCATCGGCAGCGTCCTTTATCACGCCACTCTGCCGGTGCTCTCCATTTTCCTCGTCAGTTTCGGCGGCTGGCACCTGGGCATGCGCAATGTGATGATCAACCTGCTCAACGAGGACTTCGTCATCCTCGCCCGGGCCAAGGGATTGAGCGATCGCCGCGTCCGTTATCGCTACGTTGCCCGCAACGCCATCCTGCCGCAGATCACGTCATTGGCGCTATCGGTCGGGTTCCTGCTGGGTGGCGCGCTGGTGACCGAGCAGGTGTTCAACTATCCCGGCCTCGGCAAGTTCACCTTCACCGCCATCCAGGCCCGCGATTATTCCTTCATCCAGGGCCAGTTGCTGCTGCTGACCATGTCGGTTCTGGTCGCCAATCTCCTGTCGGACATCGCCAATGTCATCCTCGACCCGCGGCTGAGAAAGGGCTGA
- a CDS encoding ABC transporter permease gives MRELRVKPQPGWTGKLPPAVAAFVNNKKGMAGLVILLTLVLFSILAPMLSDYNPNRRAGKPHVQPGYEHVLGTTRMGKDVFTQLAYGGRVSLAVGFGAGIAAAAIGLAVGISAGYFGGRVDDVLTFFVNVILVLPGLPLIIVIATMVEQASPTVIGLVLAATGWGWSARTIRTQTLSLRTREFVLSAELMGEKKWRIVLVEIFPNMLSFFMGGFVLGTIAAILAEAALEFIGLGDPNAVTWGTMLFWAQSNLALQSGAWWEIWPPCIAIMLTGAALVLVNFAVDEITNPQLKVGRKIGLIRKFLKRRGRSADVF, from the coding sequence ATGCGTGAATTGCGCGTCAAACCTCAACCGGGCTGGACCGGCAAGCTGCCGCCGGCAGTTGCCGCCTTCGTGAACAACAAGAAGGGCATGGCAGGCCTGGTAATCCTGCTGACGCTGGTGCTGTTTTCGATCCTCGCCCCCATGCTCAGCGACTACAATCCGAACCGCCGCGCCGGCAAACCGCATGTACAGCCCGGCTATGAGCACGTTCTGGGCACGACGCGCATGGGCAAGGACGTCTTCACCCAGCTCGCCTATGGCGGCCGGGTGAGCCTTGCGGTGGGTTTCGGCGCCGGCATTGCCGCGGCCGCCATCGGTCTGGCGGTCGGCATCTCCGCCGGCTATTTCGGCGGTCGCGTCGACGATGTCCTCACCTTTTTCGTCAACGTCATCCTGGTCTTGCCCGGATTGCCATTGATCATCGTCATCGCCACCATGGTGGAGCAGGCCAGTCCCACCGTGATCGGGCTCGTGCTGGCGGCGACCGGTTGGGGCTGGTCGGCGCGAACGATAAGAACGCAGACCCTGTCCCTGCGTACCCGCGAATTCGTGCTTTCGGCCGAGTTGATGGGGGAGAAGAAGTGGCGCATCGTGCTGGTGGAAATCTTCCCCAATATGCTGAGCTTCTTCATGGGCGGCTTCGTGCTCGGCACCATCGCCGCCATCCTTGCCGAAGCGGCGCTGGAATTCATCGGCCTGGGTGATCCCAATGCTGTCACCTGGGGCACCATGCTGTTCTGGGCGCAGAGCAATCTGGCCCTGCAAAGCGGCGCCTGGTGGGAGATATGGCCGCCCTGCATCGCTATCATGCTGACCGGCGCGGCGCTGGTTCTCGTCAATTTTGCAGTGGACGAAATCACCAATCCGCAGCTCAAAGTGGGTCGCAAGATCGGCCTGATCCGCAAATTCCTGAAGCGCCGGGGGAGAAGCGCCGATGTCTTCTGA
- a CDS encoding ABC transporter ATP-binding protein: MSSDRAMIEVRSLTVDYIGESSVARAVNGIDFDIKEGEAFGLAGESGCGKSTVAFALARLTRLPGLVSGGQVRLNGDDVLKFDKARLKAYRWNEVSFVFQSAMNALNPVIPVSEQIMDVIETHEPGLGQDGARERAVSLFELVGIPPARLDDFPHQFSGGMRQRICIAIALALSPKLIIMDEPTTALDVVVQRDIIEQIVELKSRLGFSVLFITHDLGLMIEFCDRIGVMYSGELVEVAPAASILTHPLHPYTRALGNSFPPLTGPRVRLEGIAGTPPDLRALPEGCRFAPRCPRAMDICRVQAPELRYYSEHRSEAACHLLN, from the coding sequence ATGTCTTCTGATCGCGCCATGATCGAGGTGCGCAGCCTCACCGTCGATTATATCGGCGAAAGCTCCGTCGCCCGCGCCGTCAACGGCATCGACTTCGATATCAAGGAAGGCGAGGCCTTCGGTCTGGCCGGCGAAAGCGGCTGCGGCAAGTCCACCGTGGCGTTCGCGCTGGCTCGCCTGACCCGGCTGCCGGGCCTGGTTTCGGGCGGCCAGGTTCGGCTCAATGGCGACGATGTGCTGAAATTCGACAAGGCAAGGCTCAAGGCCTATCGCTGGAACGAGGTCAGCTTCGTCTTCCAATCGGCCATGAACGCGCTCAATCCGGTGATCCCGGTTTCCGAGCAGATCATGGATGTCATCGAAACCCATGAGCCGGGCCTGGGCCAGGATGGCGCCCGCGAGCGCGCCGTCAGCCTGTTCGAGCTGGTGGGTATTCCGCCCGCCCGCCTCGACGATTTCCCGCATCAATTTTCGGGCGGCATGCGCCAGCGCATCTGTATCGCCATCGCTTTGGCGCTCAGTCCCAAGCTCATCATCATGGATGAGCCGACGACGGCGCTCGATGTGGTGGTGCAGCGCGATATCATCGAGCAGATCGTCGAGCTCAAGAGCCGGCTGGGCTTCTCGGTGCTGTTCATCACGCACGATCTGGGCCTGATGATCGAATTCTGCGACCGCATCGGCGTCATGTATTCGGGGGAATTGGTGGAAGTGGCTCCTGCCGCGTCCATCCTGACCCATCCCCTTCACCCCTATACGCGAGCCTTGGGCAACAGCTTCCCGCCACTGACCGGGCCGCGCGTGCGGCTCGAGGGCATTGCCGGCACCCCGCCGGACCTGCGCGCGCTGCCGGAAGGCTGCCGCTTCGCGCCCCGCTGCCCACGCGCCATGGATATCTGCCGCGTCCAAGCCCCCGAACTGCGTTATTATTCCGAACACCGGAGCGAGGCCGCATGCCACTTGCTGAACTAG
- the ugpC gene encoding sn-glycerol-3-phosphate ABC transporter ATP-binding protein UgpC, whose protein sequence is MADIKITNLRKNFGPVEVLRDINLDIKSGEFVIFVGPSGCGKSTLLRCISGLESITSGTLEIGGRVVNRVPASKRGIAMVFQSYALYPHMSVRENMAYSMKLRRAPRAEIEARVADAARKLQLEPYLDRYPRELSGGQRQRVAIGRAIVRDPQVFLFDEPLSNLDAALRVATRLEIAKLKEGLPQTTMVYVTHDQVEAMTLADRIVVLNAGRVEQIGTPEELYEHPQSLFVAGFIGSPKMNLLNGPQAEAAGAHTVGIRPEDITLGLGPHQGKVGYVEYLGADTYVFLDIGQGELLTVRQTSRDIPAIGEMVSYDYPAARLHRFDASGVRLA, encoded by the coding sequence ATCAAGATCACCAATCTGCGCAAGAACTTCGGCCCGGTGGAGGTTCTCAGGGACATCAATCTCGACATCAAGTCGGGTGAGTTCGTGATCTTTGTCGGTCCTTCCGGTTGCGGCAAGTCCACGCTTCTGCGCTGCATTTCGGGCCTTGAAAGCATCACCTCCGGTACGCTGGAAATCGGCGGACGCGTGGTAAACCGGGTTCCCGCCAGCAAACGGGGCATCGCCATGGTGTTCCAATCCTATGCGCTCTATCCGCATATGAGCGTGCGGGAGAACATGGCCTATTCGATGAAGCTGCGCCGGGCCCCGCGCGCCGAAATCGAGGCCCGCGTCGCCGATGCGGCGCGCAAGCTTCAACTCGAACCCTATCTCGACCGCTATCCGCGCGAACTGTCCGGCGGCCAGCGTCAGCGCGTCGCCATCGGGCGGGCCATCGTGCGCGACCCGCAGGTCTTCCTGTTCGATGAGCCGCTGTCCAATCTCGATGCGGCGCTCCGCGTCGCCACCCGTCTCGAAATCGCCAAGCTCAAGGAAGGTTTGCCGCAAACCACCATGGTCTATGTGACCCATGACCAGGTCGAGGCCATGACCCTGGCCGACCGGATCGTGGTGCTCAATGCCGGCCGGGTCGAACAGATCGGTACGCCCGAAGAACTTTACGAGCACCCGCAATCGCTGTTCGTCGCCGGCTTTATCGGCTCGCCGAAAATGAACCTGCTCAACGGTCCCCAGGCCGAGGCCGCAGGCGCTCATACGGTCGGCATCCGCCCCGAGGACATAACGCTGGGCTTGGGGCCGCATCAGGGCAAGGTCGGTTATGTCGAATATCTCGGAGCGGATACTTATGTGTTCCTCGACATCGGACAGGGCGAATTGCTGACGGTGCGCCAGACCAGCCGGGACATACCCGCCATCGGCGAAATGGTCAGCTACGATTATCCCGCCGCTCGCCTGCATCGCTTCGACGCCAGCGGCGTCCGGCTGGCTTGA